A window from Triticum aestivum cultivar Chinese Spring chromosome 6D, IWGSC CS RefSeq v2.1, whole genome shotgun sequence encodes these proteins:
- the LOC123143019 gene encoding uncharacterized protein — protein MLRLRGCILPRLLSSPATPLHRLLSAAAPAVSPSPSFAVEEYLVSTCGLTPAQARKASPKLSHLKSPSKPDAVLAFLSGLGLSGADVAAVVAKDPKFLCASVEKTLAPVVAGLTGLGFSHSDMARLASLTGVTFRCKSIIAGLRYCLPLFGSSENLLQALAPAGGSVLGSDLERVVKPNVSFLLECGLGACDIAKLYAYTLSPLSISTERIRTAVACVDGLGVPRGSPMFRHALQVVAFVSEEKITAKVEGFKKKFRWSDAEVGIAVSKAPSLLVRSEDLLQSKSDFLISEVGLEPAYIAHRPIMLTYSLEGRLRPRYYVVRFLKENGLLDHDRDYYAAVVISEKVFVEKFICPHKDAAPHLAEDYATACRGEVPARFSFT, from the coding sequence ATGCTCCGCCTCCGGGGCTGCATCCTCCCCCGCCTCCTCTCATCTCCCGCCACCCCCCTCCACCGCCTCCTCTCCGCGGCCGCGCCGGCCGTTTCTCCGAGCCCCAGCTTCGCCGTGGAGGAGTACCTCGTCTCCACCTGCGGCCTCACCCCAGCGCAGGCCCGCAAGGCCTCCCCCAAGCTCTCCCACCTCAAGTCCCCATCCAAACCCGACGCCGTCCTCGCCTTCCTCTCCGGCCtcggcctctccggcgccgacgtcgccgccgtcgtcgccaaGGACCCCAAGTTCCTCTGTGCCAGCGTGGAGAAAACCCTGGCCCCCGTCGTCGCTGGGCTCACCGGCCTGGGCTTCTCGCATTCCGACATGGCGCGCCTCGCCTCGCTCACCGGCGTCACTTTCCGCTGCAAGTCCATCATCGCCGGGCTGCGGTACTGCTTGCCCCTCTTCGGGTCCTCCGAGAACCTCCTTCAAGCCCTAGCTCCAGCGGGTGGCTCCGTTCTCGGGTCCGACCTCGAGCGGGTGGTCAAGCCCAACGTCTCCTTCCTGCTTGAGTGCGGGCTAGGTGCTTGCGATATTGCCAAGCTCTACGCATATACGCTGTCGCCGCTCAGCATCAGCACGGAACGCATCCGGACAGCAGTGGCATGCGTCGATGGTCTTGGTGTACCCCGTGGATCTCCGATGTTCAGACATGCGCTACAAGTTGTTGCATTCGTCAGCGAGGAGAAAATCACCGCCAAAGTGGAGGGCTTTAAGAAAAAGTTCAGGTGGTCGGATGCCGAGGTGGGCATTGCTGTTTCTAAGGCTCCATCGTTGCTGGTGAGGTCCGAGGACTTGCTGCAGAGCAAATCGGATTTCCTTATCTCCGAGGTGGGACTGGAACCAGCATACATTGCTCACCGACCGATAATGCTCACTTACAGTCTAGAGGGCCGGCTCAGGCCCCGGTACTACGTCGTCAGATTTCTCAAGGAAAATGGATTGCTAGATCACGACCGGGACTACTATGCTGCAGTCGTGATCAGCGAGAAGGTATTTGTCGAGAAGTTCATATGCCCTCATAAGGATGCTGCACCGCACCTCGCTGAAGATTATGCAACAGCTTGCAGAGGGGAGGTTCCAGCTAGATTCAGTTTTACATGA